A genomic window from Silene latifolia isolate original U9 population chromosome Y, ASM4854445v1, whole genome shotgun sequence includes:
- the LOC141627766 gene encoding protein FAR1-RELATED SEQUENCE 5-like: MDNSRVNHGPVDSFRMFKEYVNGYKNVGASLEDFKNFSSDVKKYIKEYDAEILLETFMQKKAMSPSFYFDFEVDDEKRLSKVFWADPISIKNYALFGEAVSFDATYNFNEYKMMFCPFIGVDNHKRCVTFAGGLLRKEDGESFTWLFQNFVKAMGDCYPTTIITDQCKGINQAVKDVFGDKTQHRLCMWHIMKKLPDKVGPTICQNTSFLKEINSIVWDGEIDTQEFELRWKSILSSYELFDHEWLKSMFDIHSSWIPAYFRDIYLGGIMRTTSRSESENSFFGNFTNPQLTLVEFWMRFQSAMDAQRWKYAKVTADDKNSSSKLSTPLLLEKKNL, encoded by the coding sequence ATGGATAATTCAAGGGTAAATCATGGTCCAGTGGATTCCTTTAGAATGTTTAAGGAATATGTAAATGGGTACAAAAATGTTGGGGCTTCGTTAGaagatttcaaaaacttttcaaGTGATGttaagaaatatatcaaggaatatGATGCTGAGATTTTATTGGAAACTTTCATGCAAAAAAAGGCTATGTCTCCATCATTTTATTTCGACTTTGAGgtggatgatgaaaaaagactaAGTAAGGTTTTTTGGGCCGATCCAATCTCAATTAAAAACTATGCCCTTTTTGGGGAAGCCGTCTCTTTTGATGCTACTTATAACTTCAATGAATATAAAATGATGTTTTGTCCGTTCATTGGTGTGGACAACCATAAAAGATGCGTCACTTTTGCGGGTGGTTTGTTAAGAAAGGAAGATGGAGAATCATTTACCTGGTTATTTCAGAATTTTGTGAAGGCTATGGGTGATTGCTATCCTACTACAATTATAACTGACCAATGCAAAGGCATCAATCAAGCTGTAAAAGATGTGTTTGGTGACAAAACACAACACCGAttatgcatgtggcatataatgaaaaagTTGCCAGACAAAGTCGGGCCGACAATTTGCCAAAACACaagctttttgaaggaaataaatTCTATTGTTTGGGATGGAGAGATTGATACACAAGAATTCGAATTGAGATGGAAATCAATCCTTTCTTCGTATGAGCTTTTTGATCATGAGTGGCTGAAGTCAATGTTTGACATTCATTCAAGTTGGATTCCTGCCTACTTCAGAGACATATATCTTGGTGGGATTATGCGCACAACATCAAGGTCAGAATCTGAAAATAGCTTCTTTGGAAATTTCACAAACCCGCAGCTCACtcttgttgagttttggatgcgtttccaATCGGCTATGGATGCGCAGCGTTGGAAATATGCTAAGGTGACTGCCGATGATAAGAACTCTTCTTCAAAATTATCAACACCTCTCCTTCTAGAAAAAAAAAACCTCTGA